The following is a genomic window from Spirosoma foliorum.
CATCAGGGTTGATGCGAAGCACTTTGCCTAGATAGTTGTTCAGATTTTGGGCATTCACCCGATTCGCATTTTCACCAACGCCTACGTAAAGCTTGCCATCTTTCCCAAAAATCATGCCCCCACCATTATGATTTGTAGCAGTACTTAGCGGGTCTAAATCCAGAATTACCACTTCACTTCCCGATAAAACAACATCTCCATTGGCAGTATACCGGCTGATCCGATTGTGGGCAGTAGTACCCGGGACAGTATGATATAGATAAATGTAATGGTTGGTGGCAAAAGCCGGGTCCAGGGCTATACCAATAAGACCTCGCTCACCATTAGAATCGACAGTCAGTGATATAAACGGTGTAGACAGCATCGCGCCATTTTTCACAACTCGCAACGCACCCGTCTGTTCTGCTACAAAGATTCGTCCATCGGGCGCCACTGCCATAGCAGTACCCCCATTCAAGCCACTCGCAATTTGAACCTGGCTAAAACTGGTGGGGTATGTTTGACCTTGTGCCGTTCCAGTAACAAATAATAGAGCTATGATAAAGAGCAACTGATGTGCCTCAGTATCGATCGACTTTGGCAGGTAGCGATCAATACAGTTCGCAACTGATTTGTAGATAGTTATCATAAAACGCTGGTATAAAGTGACATATAATTATTGTCTTATACGAGTCAACCTTAACCATCACTTTAATGTTTACAAATATGATTTTTCGTACATAAATTCCAGCTTAAGGCCACTTTGCAACGCTCGTATTTTCGGATTGAAACCCTAAACGAAATAGCAAAAAAATAGTCCTGACTAGCAGGACTATGTACAGTTCAGTAAGATGCTATAATGATCTTTAGTTGACAGCCATTACGGCAATTACTTTATTTTTCCTATATCGTTAGGAAGCAATGCGCTTCAACTGAACGTTATCGACAGGACGAATCACCAGGGGTACTTTTTCAATTTTGATAGAGCTACTGTCCAGGCCGAACCAACGGTCTTCCGATGTTGTGTACCCTTTAATGGTAAAATAGATATTCATGATTAACCGCTCGCGGAAGGGCAGTTCATTCTCGAAGGACAGAAATTTCTCCAGAACTACAAAGCGAAAATCGCCAATCACATTCTGTCTACTGAGTGATTCATAGCGACTCGTAATATCCACTTCTTTATTCCGAACCATATCTTCAATCACCTTTCGGAAGAATAAATTGATCCGCTGCTCAACCCGAAAACCCAGCTTAAACGTCACTTTATAGGCATCGTCGGGTGCAATGGTGTTTACTTTATACTCCATCGTATAAGGATCATCCGTTATATCGACGTGCACGAACCAATAAATATCCGCCCGTTTGGGGCGCTTTTGGAAAATAGAATAAATGATTTTCGACTCAATTTCCGACTGACGGCCCGCGTTACTCATAAACACCAAGTGAGTCGCGTATTTGGGAATACTGATATCCCGACTAAGCTCTTTGAGTGCATTGATATAATGATCAATGCGAACGTACTCGGTCAGGCGTAACTTAATCTGGAAGGCTTGCAGCCAGATATACATTACCGAGGCAATGGCAGCTCCAATTAACACCGAAACCCAACCACCATGCGGGAATTTAATAAGGTTGGCCACCAAGAAACTACCTTCGAGACCCAGATAGACCGTCAGAAACAAAACGACCCACCAGGCCTGATACCTGTGGGTATAAAGATAATAGGACATCAGGAGGGTTGTCATCAGCATGGTCAGCGTAATTGCCAGCCCATAAGCAGCCTCCATATTAGACGATTTTTGGAAATAAAGCACCACGCCAACACACCCTGCCCAGAGCAACAGGTTGACACTGGGAACATACAATTGCCCCTTCTGGGCACTAGGATAGCGCAGCTGAACCTTGGGCCAGAAGTTAAGCCGAATGGCTTCACTAATCAGGGTAAACGAACCACTAATCAGCGCCTGGCTCGCAATGACGGTGGCTGCCGTAGCGATAATAATGCCCAGTGTAAGAAACCAGGGGGGCATTAATTCATAGAATGGAATACGTTCGTTTAGCGCCTGGCCTCTTACACTCAGCAACCAGGCACCCTGACCTAAGTAATTCAGGATCAAAGCAGTTTTCACAAATATCCAGCTAACTCGAATATTGGCCCGCCCGCAGTGACCCATGTCAGAATATAACGCTTCGGCTCCAGTTGTGCATAGAAATACAGAACCTAATAGCCAGAATCCACCGGGGTACTCTGATAATAACCACCAAGCATAGTACGGATTAAGGGCTGCCAGAACACCGGGGGCCTGCATAATCTGCAAGGCGCCTAACGTACCTAGCATGATAAACCAGACCAGCATAATAGGCCCAAAAGCAGTCCCCACTACACTCGTGCCGAAGGCCTGAATCAGAAATAGAATGGTTAAAATGACGATGACAATCTGAATAATCATCGTGTCGGTAATGGTAGGATACAGTAGCCGCAAGCCCTCAACCGCCGAGGAGACTGAAATCGGGGGGGTAATAATCCCATCGGCCAATAGTGCAGAGCCACCAATGATGGCCGGCAACGTTAACCAGCGGGCATGCCGGCGAATAAGCGCATACAACGCAAAAATACCGCCCTCCCCCCGGTTGTCGGCGCGGAGAATCAGTACAACATATTTGACCGTTGTTTGTAACGTGAGTGTCCAGAAAACACAGGAAAGCGCCCCAAGTACAACCTCTGCTTTGATCGGGGCAGATGGCCCAATGATGGCACGTAGTGTATAAAGTGGAGACGTACCGATATCTCCGTAAATAATACCCATGGCAACCAGCAAGCCAGCCGCCGTAACTGTGTCAATATTCCGTTTATCACTCATAAAAATAGGCCTGGTGGTTACGTACCGGAAACCCTGCTCAGGTTGTATAGACAGGATGCGGTACGGTCTTCTGGCCGTCGGATCAATTTAAGCAGCCAAACTTGTGCCAAATTAAGCAGTAGCCCTACTATTCACTTACAAATTACTAATAATGAGTAAATTAAAATACAAATTAAAAAAGCATGCAGATCAGAAGAAACGGGCAGTTTTCCATTTTGGTAAGGTTCATTTTCAAAATGAAAAGGTATAGTCTAGGATTTGGAAATGAATTAGGCATTCTTCTACACATCAAGCTACGTTAAAACGGCCTCCTCATCGGATGAGTTTCTCGTATTTTCGCTATACTTGTAAAGGCCTGCAACGGCTTGCTAATTCAATTCACCCATGACTGCGACCTACAGAAAACGGCTTGGTCTGTTTCGTAATCCGGCTGTCCAGCGCGAACTAAACTCCCTCGATCCTATCCGCGATCACCAGCGCATGGTGCATTTGCTGACAGCCTACGAATTCCCCTTCGATATAACCCGCGCGCTTGAGTTAGCGTTGTTCCATACCTACGCCAGTCCAAGAGTATCGGGTTTATTGGCTCGAACTGGCGAATTTGAACGTCACGGTCAAAAGCGGTACGACGACACCAGTCGTCTGATTTCGGAATTTATGGAATCGGGATACGATAGTGAGAAAGGGCAACGGGCCATTGCCCACATGAATAAGATTCACGGACACTATCAGATCGACAATGCCGATTTTGTGTTTGTACTGGCCACGTTTGTTTTTTACCCGATCGATTGGACAAATCGCTACGGCTGGCGAAAACTGACCGCATCAGAAGAACAGGCCTTATTTTACTTTTTTCGGGAAGTAGGCATACGCATGAACTTACGCGATCTACCCGATAATCTGGCCGAGTTACGCGCCTTTACCGATGCCTACGAGGATAGTTATTTTCGCTATACAGACAGCAACCGTAAAATTGCCGATGCGACAGTACGGATTGTTCAGGGCTGGTTTCCCCGCTTTCTGCGTCCGCTTGTTCAACCCACTTTCTCGGCCCTCATCAATACTAAATTACGAATGGCTTTTGGTTATCAGCGTCCACCCGGTTGGTTTATCGGCCTAACAACGGGTGCGTTGTGGTTACGCAAATGGCCCTTACGCTGGATTACGTTCAAGCCCTACCCGTATTTAATTGAGAAAACGACTTTCCGCTACTACCCCGATGGCCCACCCGATATTGAAGCCGTTGGGCCGGATAGTTTACGGTAGCGATCTGTTCGACTTATTTCCGACTTACTGGCAAAAAGACATTCACAGCTGGGTGCATTGTGTAGAGTCGGAATTGCTTCCCGTCATTGACCACAATGCCACTGGATGTATTGCCTTTCATAATGGGATTTCCAGCGTATTTTGTCCAGTGTATAAGGTCTTTCGACACGGCTACATTGGTTGACCACTCATGCCAGTCGGCAAAGGCCGACGCGTGGTAATAGGCGTAATACAGCCCTTTGTACCGAATCACCTGATTCATAGCAACAGCGTGTAAGTCATACTCTGCTGGCCCTTTTTCCAGAACGGGTTCATCCTGCACATTCGTCCAGACCTTCAGATCGTTCGACGTTGCCAGCCAGACCGCCCGATCATTACGTTCGTAAAAAAGATA
Proteins encoded in this region:
- a CDS encoding KUP/HAK/KT family potassium transporter, coding for MSDKRNIDTVTAAGLLVAMGIIYGDIGTSPLYTLRAIIGPSAPIKAEVVLGALSCVFWTLTLQTTVKYVVLILRADNRGEGGIFALYALIRRHARWLTLPAIIGGSALLADGIITPPISVSSAVEGLRLLYPTITDTMIIQIVIVILTILFLIQAFGTSVVGTAFGPIMLVWFIMLGTLGALQIMQAPGVLAALNPYYAWWLLSEYPGGFWLLGSVFLCTTGAEALYSDMGHCGRANIRVSWIFVKTALILNYLGQGAWLLSVRGQALNERIPFYELMPPWFLTLGIIIATAATVIASQALISGSFTLISEAIRLNFWPKVQLRYPSAQKGQLYVPSVNLLLWAGCVGVVLYFQKSSNMEAAYGLAITLTMLMTTLLMSYYLYTHRYQAWWVVLFLTVYLGLEGSFLVANLIKFPHGGWVSVLIGAAIASVMYIWLQAFQIKLRLTEYVRIDHYINALKELSRDISIPKYATHLVFMSNAGRQSEIESKIIYSIFQKRPKRADIYWFVHVDITDDPYTMEYKVNTIAPDDAYKVTFKLGFRVEQRINLFFRKVIEDMVRNKEVDITSRYESLSRQNVIGDFRFVVLEKFLSFENELPFRERLIMNIYFTIKGYTTSEDRWFGLDSSSIKIEKVPLVIRPVDNVQLKRIAS
- a CDS encoding oxygenase MpaB family protein, with translation MTATYRKRLGLFRNPAVQRELNSLDPIRDHQRMVHLLTAYEFPFDITRALELALFHTYASPRVSGLLARTGEFERHGQKRYDDTSRLISEFMESGYDSEKGQRAIAHMNKIHGHYQIDNADFVFVLATFVFYPIDWTNRYGWRKLTASEEQALFYFFREVGIRMNLRDLPDNLAELRAFTDAYEDSYFRYTDSNRKIADATVRIVQGWFPRFLRPLVQPTFSALINTKLRMAFGYQRPPGWFIGLTTGALWLRKWPLRWITFKPYPYLIEKTTFRYYPDGPPDIEAVGPDSLR